Below is a window of Lagenorhynchus albirostris chromosome 11, mLagAlb1.1, whole genome shotgun sequence DNA.
GGCATTGTGAATATCATGCATGTGAACTTTAGGTTGCGTGGCTCCCTTAAGATGACTGGCATCCATCAGGTGCAAGGTGAGGCCTGAAAGGTAAGCTGTGGACTGAACAGTGACCAAGTTGTATTACATAATTTGGGAGGCACTAGGGAGCCAAAGAGATTTTCTGTGAAGTAGAGTAGCACAATCAGATTGGATATCTTCAGTGAAATCGAATTTCCAGCCTCGTGGTTGTACCGTTACCGTTAATTACCCTGTCTGCCCAAAACAAACATTTCCTGGGCTTAGTGCATCCTTCGTTACTGTAATTTGAGCCCATTCCTGTTTGGGTCCCCTGGTGAGCCATAGCTGCTTGGCTTCCATGAACTTCCTGCGGTCATCTCTCCAGGACCTGAAGGTGATGATTATGTGCCTTCTTTAGTCTCTGCACCCGTCCTCCCCCTGACCAGGTGAAGTCACAATTCCTTTATCCCTTTTTCTAGTCTTACACTGATTTGGCATTTATTTCCTTCCAGCCTTTCCTATGTGATGCTCTTCTGCAAGATAAAGCAACCAGGGTCTCTCATGACAAAGCTGTGTGTGGGAAGAGAGGGGTCGAGAAATAACGCTAACAAACTTTTGTAAGTTGTGAAAGAGGCCTGACCCACCGACCTGGGATTGTGTCCCACTGTACCGTTGGGCTCCCCCCTTTCGGAAAAAGCCCTGGGTAGCCTTTTTCATATGGCAGAATGTTAATGCTCACTGTTGGAAATGGTCCACATTTGAGCCTGAGTCACTTTGGCAGTATGAGGTCTGTTATTATCTTAGCGATTTTTTACTATGTCAGCCTCTTCTCTCCTTAAAAAAAGctaacttgagggcttccctggtggcgcagtggttgagagtccacctgccaaagcaggggacacgggttcgtgccccggtccgggaagatcccacatgtcgcagagcagctgggcccgggagccatggccgctgagcctgcgcgtccggagcctgtgctccgcaacgggagaggccacaacagtgagaggcccgcgtaccgcaaaaaaaaaaaaaaaaaaaaaaaaagctaacttgAGCTGAATATTGTCCTGTCTCCCATTTTTTCTGTCAAGACTCTATACCAAGGCACTTTGCTAATCAAAGGGTTGTTAACTTGAAAAATAAGATGCTTCAGTTTAGATCTTAAGTATTTTTGTTTAGAGATTGTGTTCAGACTCTATAAAGACCTGTTTTTAGTCCTCTGGGGACAAGAGTAGTAGAGTGTCCTGAGGTGGAAAAAGGACCAGCGTTAGGGTgacttggattcaaatcctagctctttAAGTCTCTGTTTCTACATGTTATATGGATGTAACACATTCTTTGCCTGCCATGGTGGTGAGGCTCAGGCAAGGCAAACCCTGTGGACATTCAGTGCCTGGCGCGCAGACCACATTTGcctttcccattcattcattcattcattcattcattcattattgtCAGCAACAATACCTCACTCAACAATACCTCATGGAAATCCTTCCAAGTTTCCtagtatggttttttttttaatttttgaattttattttatttatttttttatacagcaggttcttattagtcattaattttatacacatcagtgtatacatatcaatcccagtcgcccaattcatcacaccaccacccccaccccccgccgctttccccgcttggtgtccatacgtttgtcctctgcatctgtgtctcaatttctgccctgcaaaccagttcatctgtaccatttttctaggttccacatacatgcgttaatatacggtatttgtttttctctttctgacttacttcactctgtatgacagtctctagatccatccacacctcaacaaatgacccaattttgttcctttttatggctgagtaatattccattgtatatatgtaccaaaacttctttatccatttgtctgtcaatgggcatttaggttgcttccatgccctggctattgtaaatagtgctgcagtaaacattggggtgcatgcctTTCCCTTTTAGAGCACAATCTAGCCACCCCCTTTGCCAGGGTGCTCAATGATGCTTTGCAATTCCTTTTTTCCAGGTGGCCCTTGAGTGAGAAAGCTATTTCACATGGTCTTAATATTgtcactgttgttgttgtttttaacatctttattggagtatagttgctttacatgtgtgttagtttctgctgtacaacagagtgaatcagctatacgtatacatatatccccatatcccctccctctttcatctccctcccaccttccctatcctacccctctacgtggtcacaaagcaccgagctgatttccctgtgctatgcggctgcttcccactagctatcggttttacatttggtagtgtatatatgtcagtgctactctctcacttcgtcccagcttccccttccccctccccattgtTGTTTTTAATCACTTTGGTTGAGTTTTGGGTTATTTGTTTCCATATCTGAATACTGTTGTTTTATTActcaattattaaaattaatcttgCTCCATATTATTCCATCATATCTGTTTAATCattccattaagaaaataatttcttgtgTTGACGAATGTACCTACTGGgactttgcttccttccttccttccttccctccctccctccctccctccctcccttccttttttttttttttccattttccttttaaatgattGAGTACCGAATTGGGTTCATTTCCCATAATGGTGAAGTTCACTGTGAATGGGGCATGGCAGGCATCCCAGTTACCTGGGCACTTTGGGAAACCAGAACAGACTTGATAACCTCATCTCATTATGTATTTTCTATCCTGGCAACCAAGAGTTACTATCTAATCAGGCAGAAAGTCAGATACCCTGGCAGAGGTGAATCTCATCGTTCGTATACATGGGTGCAGGAGGAGTTGGGTTGTTCTGCATTCAACTTGAGAGGATAGTAGGGAGTTTTTATCTTTCGAATACTTGCAGTTTGAAAATCTGGGGCGTAAAGTATGTCTGTTGTGTGTGCACAGATTCCATCACAGCGACTGTCTCTTCGACTTCTAGTCTGAAAGTGCTTCTTCCCTGTCTCCTCCAGGTAGAACGTCATGACATGAataccctaagccttcccctgaACATCCGCCGAGGCGGGTCGGACACCAACCTCAACTTTGATGTACCAGATGGCATCCTGGACTTCCACAAGGTCAAACTCAGCGCGGACAGCCTGAAGCAGAAAATTCTAAAGGTCACAGAGCAGATAAGAATCGAGCAAACATCCCGCGATGGGAATGTCGCAGAGTATCTGGAACTAGTCAGCAGCGCAGACAAGCAGCAGGCTGGCCGCATCAAGCAGGTCTTTGAGAAGAAGAATCAGAAGTCGGCTCAATCCATTGCCCAGCTGCAGAAGAAGTTAGAGCAGTATCACAGAAAGCTCCGGGAGCTCGAGCAGAATGGGGCCCCCAGGAGCTCAAAGGACATTGCCAAGGACAACCTGAAGGACATCCAGTCCCCTCTGAAGGATGCCCAGGCCAAGGCTCGCACCGCTCCCCACAGCCTGGAGAGCAGTAAGTCGGGCCTGCCGGGGGTGTCCCTCACCCCACCCGTGTTCGTCTTCAGCAAGCCCAGAGAGTTCGCCAACTTGATCCGGAATAAGTTTGGCAGTGCCGACAATATCGCTCACCTAAGAAACTCCTTGGAGGAGTTCCGGCCCGAGACCAGCGCCAGGGCCTACGGGGGCAGCGCCACCATCGTGAACAAGCCCAAGTACGGCAGCGACGACGAGTGCTCGAGCGGCACGTCAGGCTCCGCCGATAGCAACGGGAACCAGTCGTTTGGGGCCGGGGGCACTGGCGCACTGGACAGCCAGGGCAAGCTCACGGCCATCCTGGAGGAGCTCAGGGAGATCAAGGACACCCAGGCGCAGCTGGCTGAGGACATCGAGGCACTGAAGGCGCAGTTCAAGAGGGAGTATGGCTTCATCTCTCAGACCCTGCAAGAGGAGACATACAGGTATTTCATGCTCTTCTCTTCACATTCTTTCAGGAGTACGAGTTACTGCCTGTGGAGAGATTGCTCGAAGGTGATATGCTAGTGGttgtattttctgtaaatatgGATATAGGTCAAAAGGCATTTAGGAATCGGTAGTTCTTGCCATACCTTGTGATTCTTAGTTTTGTAATTTGTGACTTGAAGCCTGACAGCTTAGAGAAAGACCTTATACATGTGGGTCTGTTAAAATATCACTATATAGTCGATGACTCGTGCATATTGAGCTCCTGACGCAGTAGGCTGCTGTTATGAGGTCTCGGTACACCAATTCGTAGATCTGTATTTGATTTCCCTCCATAATAACTGTCAAGTAAAAAACGAATTCATTGTCCAGCTAGGTAGCTTTTATTTGGTACATAAATCTTGAAGTCTTTATATAGTGTATTTTTTTATGATATTGTATTTTGCTCAGTAAACTTTCGCCCTAAATGAAGAGCTTTCAAAAGGAATCTTAAGATTATAAGTATAATCAATAATAAATTCAAATCTTGTGGATTATATTAGCTAATTTTTAAAGTCCGGTGTTGTGTAGGCTGGCTTTTAGGTGCCTCTAGCTTAACTAGTGTGTATGCCCAAGTATGAGGTGATTTTCCACCATTTTCCCAATAAAAATATGCACCCCCAAGTTTTTTTGTCAAATAAATGTTAACTTCtaaaaatgtagattaaaaagtgaatgcctagggcttccctggtggcgcagtggttgagagtccgcctgccgatgcaggggacacgggttcgtgccccagtctgggaagatcccacatgccgtggagtggctgggcccgtgagccatggccgctgagcctgcgtgtctggagcctgtgctccgcaacgggagaggccacaacagtgagaggcccgcgtactgcaaaaaaaaaaaagtgaatgcctATTACATATGGTAagagttaaaatttaaatttactttacACGTTTTTTATGtgatatatgattttatatatgtgttaattTAGAGATGTGGCTTTTTTCGGCTGTCATattttatgaaatgattttttaaaaactttccacCTACATCTTTGACTTTGGATTCTTTGTCACATAAGAAGTGTTTCTGCGTCACAGTTTTTCCAGATAATATTGACTTTAATTCCATTCAGATAGTTTGGGATACAGCACCCTTTGGATCCCTTTATTTCAAGTCACAAGCATCCGTTAGGACAGCTTTGGCTCTCATTTGTTATATAACATGTTTGTGATCTCCATGATTTGGTCACTCACTGTATTACTTcctttaagagattttttttttttttttagtttttattttacattggagtatagatgactaataatgttgtgttagtttcaggtatacagcaaagtgattcagttatacatatatctattctttttcagcttcttttcctatataggttattaagagtattgagtagagttccctgtgccatatagtaggtccttgttgattatctattttatgtatagtagtgtgtagacattaatcccaaactcctaattcatccctccctgccacctttcccctttggaaatcatcagtttgttttctaagtctgtgagtctgtttctgttttataagtaagttcatttgtatcatttttttttagagtccacatataagtgatagcatatgatgtttgtctttctcagtctgacttattacttcacttagtatggtaatctctaggtccatccatgttgctgcaaatgtcattatttcatactttttttatggctgagtaatattcctttgtatatatgtaccctgtcttctttatccattcatctgtcaagagatttttttaaaggcttgcTTACAAAACACCAACATTGGGCACCTGTGAAATCCTACCTGAGAAAAATCATTAAATCTATatcaaagtgttttttaaaatgattctatGAGGTGACTAAGCGTCTAAAACTGGCGTTGATCGAAGTCATCCAGGCTAATGCACCTTCCCCAAATAGTCcttcctgtttccaaataaatatTACAGGGTTTCAAATACAATACAAAATTCCCCTTCTCTGAGGGGATTGGGGGTGGGAATGGGAATCTTTGTGGTTCTGTTACTTTAGATTTGGACTTTCGGAAGTGCCACCTGATAAGCCATCTTTAATTTGCAAGAAGCATGATTTTTTAATTGACACTTAAGTCCTAAGCGCTGACACATGTATTCGGAATCACTGTGTGCACTGGGAAAT
It encodes the following:
- the TMCC3 gene encoding transmembrane and coiled-coil domain protein 3 isoform X1, translating into MPGSDTALTVDRTYSDPGRHHRCKSRVERHDMNTLSLPLNIRRGGSDTNLNFDVPDGILDFHKVKLSADSLKQKILKVTEQIRIEQTSRDGNVAEYLELVSSADKQQAGRIKQVFEKKNQKSAQSIAQLQKKLEQYHRKLRELEQNGAPRSSKDIAKDNLKDIQSPLKDAQAKARTAPHSLESSKSGLPGVSLTPPVFVFSKPREFANLIRNKFGSADNIAHLRNSLEEFRPETSARAYGGSATIVNKPKYGSDDECSSGTSGSADSNGNQSFGAGGTGALDSQGKLTAILEELREIKDTQAQLAEDIEALKAQFKREYGFISQTLQEETYRYERLEDQLHDLTDLHQHETSNLKQELASIEEKVAYQAHERSRDIQEALESCQTRISKLELHQQEQQALQTDTVNAKVLLGKCINVVLAFMTVILVCVSTIAKFISPMMKSRFHILGTFFAVTLLAIFCKNWDHILCAIERIIIPR
- the TMCC3 gene encoding transmembrane and coiled-coil domain protein 3 isoform X2, producing the protein MNTLSLPLNIRRGGSDTNLNFDVPDGILDFHKVKLSADSLKQKILKVTEQIRIEQTSRDGNVAEYLELVSSADKQQAGRIKQVFEKKNQKSAQSIAQLQKKLEQYHRKLRELEQNGAPRSSKDIAKDNLKDIQSPLKDAQAKARTAPHSLESSKSGLPGVSLTPPVFVFSKPREFANLIRNKFGSADNIAHLRNSLEEFRPETSARAYGGSATIVNKPKYGSDDECSSGTSGSADSNGNQSFGAGGTGALDSQGKLTAILEELREIKDTQAQLAEDIEALKAQFKREYGFISQTLQEETYRYERLEDQLHDLTDLHQHETSNLKQELASIEEKVAYQAHERSRDIQEALESCQTRISKLELHQQEQQALQTDTVNAKVLLGKCINVVLAFMTVILVCVSTIAKFISPMMKSRFHILGTFFAVTLLAIFCKNWDHILCAIERIIIPR